A single window of Senegalia massiliensis DNA harbors:
- a CDS encoding 3D domain-containing protein, with product MQNILKSKRWLIAISVVFVIALFSVFLYQDSFAEVKLTIDDKTQNIKTSNETVGEVIEEKEIYIGKSDYINFDLEDKVEEDMEIVVKRSKPVTVEIGTKTITKKTYKDNIKEILKDFGIKVDKDDKVKPGLNAKHTEGNIILTKVDKKKVVEEEELEFKTLYKDNKRLELGKTNTVKKGAKGIKEITKAQIFENGKLVKEDIISEEVVKEPVNQIIEKGKKPLTVASRGSSSDRNKVSKPSSNSSSSSSSSSSSSNKFNAKRTIVMSSTAYSIKGITASGVPSGPGKVAVDPNVIPLGTRLYIESLDGWSDYGYAIAADTGSAIKGNKVDLFYSNRSTALQYGRRKIKVHILN from the coding sequence ATGCAAAATATATTAAAAAGCAAAAGATGGCTTATAGCTATTAGTGTTGTTTTTGTAATTGCATTATTTTCTGTTTTCCTATATCAAGATTCATTTGCAGAAGTAAAATTGACAATAGACGATAAGACTCAGAATATAAAAACATCTAACGAAACAGTTGGAGAAGTAATTGAAGAAAAAGAGATATATATAGGAAAATCAGATTATATTAATTTTGATCTGGAAGATAAAGTAGAAGAAGATATGGAGATAGTGGTAAAGCGTTCCAAACCAGTTACTGTTGAAATTGGAACTAAAACAATCACAAAAAAGACATATAAAGATAATATAAAGGAAATCTTAAAAGACTTTGGCATAAAAGTAGATAAAGATGATAAAGTAAAACCAGGTTTAAATGCAAAACATACAGAAGGAAATATAATTCTTACAAAAGTAGATAAGAAAAAAGTAGTTGAAGAAGAAGAATTAGAATTTAAAACTCTGTATAAAGACAATAAGAGATTAGAACTTGGTAAAACAAATACAGTTAAAAAAGGTGCTAAAGGAATAAAAGAAATAACTAAAGCTCAAATATTTGAAAATGGAAAACTTGTAAAAGAAGATATAATTTCTGAAGAAGTAGTTAAAGAACCTGTAAATCAAATTATAGAAAAAGGTAAAAAACCTTTAACAGTAGCTTCAAGAGGTAGTAGCTCAGATAGAAATAAGGTATCAAAACCATCTTCTAATTCAAGTAGCAGTTCTTCAAGTAGCAGTTCTTCAAGTAACAAGTTTAATGCAAAGAGAACAATAGTAATGAGTTCTACTGCTTATAGTATAAAAGGTATTACTGCTTCTGGTGTTCCATCAGGTCCAGGGAAAGTAGCAGTAGATCCAAATGTGATACCATTAGGAACAAGATTATACATTGAATCATTAGATGGCTGGTCAGATTATGGATATGCAATAGCAGCAGATACTGGTTCAGCAATAAAAGGAAATAAGGTTGATTTATTTTACTCAAATAGAAGTACAGCATTACAATATGGTAGAAGAAAAATAAAAGTTCATATATTAAATTAA
- a CDS encoding immune inhibitor A domain-containing protein: MKKILSLAVASSMLLSSFSFAAEAPESKVLDSNSEHKVQAYRGSSFDLGIANDERLIEMLKDEGKISKNATLKEAEKALNKYLKSKAESTKKRDNQVKGIDKVIPGAKNLNNGTFNGKGVKKGHVEDLDSLEKEAYNGNVRKDKVLVLAIDFPDYENGSITKEETDMWYEDYTNEHFQNMIFGKDGYNGPNGETLVSMRQYYEEQSGGSYTVDGTVAGWYTADHPAAYYGGNYPTPDGSDHRPRELVFEALTKAGQDPNIDLSEYDVWDRDDYDGDGVYDEPDGIIDHLMVIHAGVGEEAGGGKLGGDAIWSHRWNLGQLVAVPGGTSNSDRFGGLLGAYDYTIEPEDGAAGVFAHEYGHDLGLPDEYDTQYTGEGEPVGYWSLMSSGSWAGDIPGTEPTGMSPYAKEFLQAVHGGNWLSGTTIEVDEITSKGVEAVLDQASSKGVNNDVVRINLPDKESTVNTPAGGEYEYFSGRGDEIDNKMVTSVDLSGVKEASLNYDVWYNIESNWDFGMVQISTDDGETWTSLETPNTVSDIVEDGYPEIKENIPGYTGNSNGWLNESIDLSEYAGQKVKLQFRYMTDWGTNLDGLYVDNINVTADGTDIFSDDAESDTLFTLDGFSKDTGKSYSKHYYLVEWRTHTGVDEGLSNIRRGDSLMSFDPGMLVWYVDNSYDNNWTGAHPGEGFLGIVDADQRGNEWSDKSIGSTRYQIHDAAFSTEKSSKMFLDYTDLLGVTMKDNYTKANALFDDSNDYSNPDLVDAGRNISSYGLKIRVVGKSKDNSVGKILLFK, translated from the coding sequence ATGAAAAAGATCTTAAGTTTAGCAGTTGCAAGCAGTATGTTGCTTAGTTCATTTAGTTTTGCAGCAGAAGCACCAGAATCAAAAGTTTTAGATTCAAATTCAGAACATAAAGTACAGGCATATAGGGGAAGTTCCTTTGACCTAGGCATAGCTAATGATGAGAGATTAATAGAAATGTTAAAAGATGAAGGTAAAATATCTAAAAATGCAACTCTTAAAGAAGCAGAAAAGGCATTAAATAAGTATTTAAAATCTAAAGCTGAATCTACTAAGAAAAGAGATAATCAAGTAAAAGGCATAGACAAAGTTATTCCAGGAGCTAAAAATCTTAATAATGGAACTTTTAACGGTAAAGGAGTTAAAAAAGGTCATGTTGAAGATTTAGATTCTCTTGAAAAGGAAGCTTATAATGGCAATGTAAGAAAAGATAAAGTTTTAGTTCTTGCTATTGATTTCCCAGACTATGAAAATGGCTCAATTACTAAAGAAGAAACGGATATGTGGTATGAAGACTATACAAATGAGCATTTTCAAAATATGATATTTGGTAAAGATGGATATAATGGACCAAATGGTGAAACTTTAGTTTCAATGAGACAATATTATGAAGAACAGTCAGGTGGTAGCTATACAGTTGATGGGACAGTAGCAGGCTGGTATACTGCAGATCATCCAGCAGCTTATTATGGAGGAAACTATCCAACACCTGATGGATCAGATCATCGTCCTCGTGAATTAGTATTTGAAGCTCTTACAAAAGCAGGACAAGATCCTAATATTGATTTAAGTGAATATGATGTATGGGACAGAGATGATTATGATGGAGATGGAGTATATGATGAGCCTGATGGAATCATAGATCACTTAATGGTAATTCATGCTGGCGTTGGAGAAGAAGCTGGTGGTGGAAAATTAGGTGGAGATGCTATATGGTCTCATAGATGGAATTTAGGACAATTAGTTGCAGTTCCAGGTGGTACATCAAATAGTGATAGATTTGGTGGATTACTAGGTGCATATGATTATACTATAGAACCAGAAGATGGAGCAGCTGGTGTATTTGCTCATGAATATGGTCATGATTTAGGACTACCTGATGAATATGACACACAATATACAGGTGAAGGAGAACCAGTAGGGTATTGGTCATTAATGAGTAGTGGTAGTTGGGCAGGAGATATTCCTGGAACAGAGCCTACAGGAATGAGTCCATATGCTAAAGAATTTTTACAAGCTGTTCATGGAGGAAATTGGTTAAGTGGAACTACTATAGAGGTTGATGAAATAACTTCTAAAGGGGTTGAAGCTGTATTAGATCAAGCTAGTTCAAAAGGAGTTAACAATGATGTAGTAAGAATTAATCTTCCTGACAAGGAAAGTACAGTTAATACTCCAGCAGGAGGAGAATATGAGTATTTCAGTGGAAGAGGGGACGAAATTGACAATAAAATGGTAACTTCTGTAGATTTAAGTGGAGTTAAAGAAGCTTCTTTAAATTATGATGTTTGGTATAATATTGAATCAAATTGGGACTTTGGTATGGTTCAAATATCTACTGATGATGGAGAGACTTGGACGTCATTAGAAACTCCAAATACAGTATCTGATATTGTTGAAGATGGTTATCCAGAAATAAAAGAGAATATACCAGGATATACTGGCAATAGTAACGGATGGTTAAATGAATCTATTGATTTAAGTGAGTATGCTGGTCAAAAAGTTAAATTACAATTCCGTTATATGACTGATTGGGGAACTAACCTTGATGGATTATATGTAGATAATATAAATGTAACAGCTGATGGAACAGATATCTTTTCTGATGATGCAGAATCAGATACATTATTCACATTGGATGGTTTCTCAAAAGATACAGGTAAATCTTATTCAAAGCATTATTATTTAGTTGAGTGGAGAACTCATACAGGAGTAGATGAAGGATTATCAAATATTAGAAGAGGAGATTCATTAATGAGTTTCGATCCTGGTATGCTTGTTTGGTATGTTGATAATTCTTATGATAACAATTGGACGGGAGCACATCCTGGAGAAGGATTCCTTGGAATAGTAGATGCTGATCAGCGTGGTAATGAATGGAGTGACAAATCTATAGGTTCTACTAGATATCAAATTCATGATGCTGCTTTTAGTACAGAAAAATCTTCTAAGATGTTCTTAGATTATACTGATTTACTAGGTGTAACAATGAAAGATAACTATACTAAAGCCAATGCTTTATTTGATGACAGTAATGATTACAGTAATCCAGATTTAGTTGATGCAGGTCGTAATATCTCTAGTTATGGATTAAAAATAAGAGTTGTTGGCAAAAGTAAAGATAACTCTGTAGGTAAAATATTATTATTTAAATAA
- a CDS encoding TatD family hydrolase: MLVDSHAHLDDKRFNKDREDIIRELEENNIEFIVNPGADLDTSKSAVELARNNKMIYAAVGVHPHDVKDMDKNTIEELRKLAKEEKVVAIGEIGLDYYYDNSPRELQKKWFKEQIRLAKELDLPIIIHDRDAHEDTYNILKEENDEKLRGIMHCYQSSLEMSSQFIDLGFYISLAGPTTFKNAKTPKEVAKGIDLDRLLIETDSPYLTPHPYRGKRNEPKYVKYVAQTIADLKNVPLEEIEYSTTRNAKKIFGIE; the protein is encoded by the coding sequence ATGTTAGTAGATAGTCATGCACATTTAGATGACAAAAGATTTAATAAAGATAGAGAAGATATAATTAGAGAATTAGAGGAAAATAATATAGAATTTATAGTAAATCCAGGTGCAGATTTAGATACATCTAAAAGTGCTGTAGAATTAGCAAGAAATAATAAGATGATTTATGCAGCAGTAGGAGTACATCCTCATGATGTAAAGGATATGGATAAAAATACAATAGAAGAATTAAGAAAACTTGCAAAAGAAGAAAAAGTTGTTGCAATAGGTGAGATAGGACTAGATTATTATTATGATAATTCACCTAGGGAATTACAAAAAAAATGGTTCAAAGAGCAGATAAGATTAGCTAAAGAGCTTGATTTACCTATAATTATACATGATAGAGATGCACATGAAGACACATATAATATCTTAAAAGAAGAAAATGATGAAAAGTTACGAGGTATAATGCACTGCTATCAAAGTTCTTTAGAGATGAGTAGTCAGTTTATAGATTTAGGGTTTTATATATCTTTAGCAGGTCCTACTACATTTAAAAATGCAAAAACACCAAAAGAAGTAGCAAAAGGTATAGATTTAGATAGATTATTAATTGAAACGGACTCTCCTTATTTAACACCGCATCCATATAGAGGGAAAAGAAATGAACCTAAATATGTAAAATATGTAGCTCAAACTATAGCAGATTTAAAAAATGTACCATTAGAAGAAATAGAATATAGTACTACAAGAAATGCTAAGAAAATTTTTGGTATAGAGTAA
- a CDS encoding dipeptide epimerase produces the protein MKITDIRLGKISVPLKVRFKTAIRTVESVEDIIAEIHTDTGNIGYGESPPTGVITGDTNLSIIGAIKDHIAPSIKGCDIENFEESMIKLHSSIVGNTSAKAAIDIALYDLYGQLYNAPIYKILGGYRKNITTDITISVNNPDEMVRDSINAIKLGYKTLKVKVGKDSQMDIKRLVSIRNAVGNNIDIRIDANQGWKPKEAIETLNKMEYLGLDLELVEQPVAAYDIEGMKLVTDNVNIPVLADESVFSERDALEILQKRAADLINIKLMKTGGINKALKIITMAEIYDVECMIGCMLEAKVSVNAAAHLAASKKIITKIDLDGPVLCEIDPVIGGSIFENANITLNNAPGFGIERIEGIEYI, from the coding sequence TTGAAAATTACAGATATAAGACTTGGTAAAATATCAGTACCACTTAAAGTTCGATTTAAAACAGCAATTAGAACAGTAGAATCTGTAGAAGATATAATAGCTGAAATTCATACAGATACAGGAAATATTGGTTATGGAGAATCTCCACCAACTGGAGTAATCACAGGTGATACTAATTTATCTATAATAGGGGCTATAAAGGATCATATTGCACCTTCAATTAAAGGATGTGATATAGAAAACTTTGAAGAATCAATGATTAAATTACATTCATCTATTGTAGGAAATACTAGCGCAAAGGCTGCTATAGATATAGCTTTATATGATTTATATGGACAGCTTTATAATGCACCTATATATAAAATATTAGGTGGATATAGAAAAAATATTACTACAGATATAACTATCAGTGTAAATAACCCAGACGAAATGGTTAGAGACAGTATAAATGCTATAAAATTAGGGTATAAAACTCTTAAAGTAAAAGTAGGAAAAGATTCTCAAATGGATATAAAAAGACTTGTCTCTATAAGAAATGCAGTAGGGAATAATATAGATATAAGAATAGATGCAAATCAAGGCTGGAAACCTAAAGAAGCTATAGAAACTCTTAATAAGATGGAATATTTGGGACTTGATTTAGAGTTAGTAGAACAACCAGTTGCAGCATATGATATAGAAGGAATGAAGCTTGTTACAGATAATGTAAATATACCAGTACTTGCAGATGAAAGTGTATTTTCTGAAAGAGATGCTTTAGAAATATTACAGAAAAGAGCTGCAGATCTTATAAATATAAAATTAATGAAAACAGGCGGAATAAATAAGGCGCTTAAAATAATAACTATGGCAGAGATATATGATGTAGAATGTATGATAGGATGTATGTTAGAAGCTAAAGTAAGTGTAAATGCAGCAGCTCATTTGGCAGCATCTAAAAAAATAATTACAAAAATAGATTTAGATGGTCCAGTATTATGTGAAATAGACCCTGTAATAGGTGGATCTATATTTGAAAATGCAAATATAACATTAAATAATGCACCTGGATTTGGTATTGAAAGAATTGAAGGAATAGAATATATATAG
- the rnmV gene encoding ribonuclease M5, whose protein sequence is MIKEVIVVEGKDDVSALKRAVDCEVITTGGFGYPDDLIERVKLAQKNKGVIIFTDPDFAGEKIRNFISSRVQGCKHAFLPQEKATLNDNIGIENAKPKDIIEALKGARYEASKKRNEFTKVDLLKNGLNGGNNASYRRAILGKILSIGYCNSKQFLKRLNNYGISRNEFEIALERIENIDGK, encoded by the coding sequence ATGATTAAAGAGGTTATAGTAGTTGAAGGTAAAGATGATGTGTCTGCACTTAAAAGAGCAGTAGATTGTGAAGTTATAACTACAGGTGGATTTGGATACCCTGATGATCTTATAGAAAGAGTTAAACTTGCACAAAAAAATAAAGGTGTAATAATTTTTACTGATCCAGATTTTGCAGGTGAAAAAATAAGAAATTTTATATCATCTCGCGTGCAAGGATGTAAGCATGCATTTTTACCACAAGAAAAAGCAACATTAAATGATAATATAGGAATAGAAAATGCTAAACCAAAAGATATAATAGAGGCTTTAAAAGGTGCAAGATATGAAGCAAGTAAAAAGAGAAATGAATTTACTAAAGTAGATTTATTGAAAAATGGATTAAATGGTGGAAATAACGCTTCTTATAGGCGTGCTATACTTGGAAAAATCCTCTCTATAGGATATTGTAATTCAAAACAGTTTTTAAAGCGACTTAATAATTATGGAATATCAAGAAATGAATTTGAAATAGCTTTAGAAAGGATTGAAAATATAGATGGAAAATAA
- a CDS encoding DUF5673 domain-containing protein, with protein MDSTYFVLTFLVLVFAVVSLLKDRANMKLVGEVLYEDKKENGIINIIKWILFGVASIYLIYSGYNMIIDKNIIKNIDIGVFFSVYYIFFANYYTKPFVIGEEGVIKYNNFIRFKHIQNYEFKDTKGEKYKLIIKYKRDTELKVKRLIIDIYDKEEIENIFRKKVIRKI; from the coding sequence ATGGATAGCACATATTTTGTTCTTACTTTTCTAGTATTAGTTTTTGCTGTAGTGAGTTTATTAAAAGATAGGGCTAATATGAAATTAGTAGGAGAAGTTTTATATGAGGATAAAAAAGAAAATGGCATTATAAATATTATAAAATGGATATTATTTGGAGTAGCTTCAATATATTTAATATATTCAGGATATAATATGATAATAGATAAAAATATAATAAAAAACATTGATATAGGTGTATTCTTTTCAGTATACTATATATTCTTTGCAAATTATTATACAAAACCTTTTGTTATAGGAGAAGAAGGTGTAATAAAATATAATAACTTTATAAGGTTTAAACATATTCAAAATTATGAGTTTAAGGATACAAAAGGAGAAAAATATAAATTGATTATAAAGTATAAAAGAGATACTGAACTAAAAGTAAAAAGACTTATTATAGATATTTATGATAAAGAAGAAATAGAGAATATATTCCGAAAAAAAGTTATAAGAAAAATTTAG
- the metG gene encoding methionine--tRNA ligase, with protein sequence MKDKNSFYITTPLYYPSANLTIGHTYTTVAVDALARYKRLQGYDVKFLTGTDEHGQKIEKVASEKGVKPKEYVDKIVGEIKELWETMDISYDIFIRTTDNYHEETVKKIFKTLYEKGDIYKGVYEGYYCTPCEAFFTEKQLNDGKCPDCNRGVEKQKEETYFFKLSKYTDKLIKYIEENPDFIQPESRKNEMLNNFLKPGLDDLSVTRSSFDWGIKVPFDEEHVIYVWTDALSNYISALGYLSDDDSDYKKYWPADIHFVGKEIVRFHTIIWPAILMALGEELPKQVFGHGWILFDNDRMSKSKGNVVYPESIIDLYGVDALKYFLLREFTFGQDGSFTKEKFMNRLNSDLANDLGNLVSRTIAMIDKYNGGIIPDVKEEGEFDDSLKGLAISTPTMVDSHMNELKYSNALEEIWKLISRTNKYIDETTPWILAKDEDKKDRLDTVLYNLSESIRIISVLIRPFMENTSNEIWKQLGVDKGLVTTWESLSDWGRLKSGLNVRKQGPMFPRLEVEKEIEKLDEANKKLVEQRTGKKDKEEKKVETNYISLDEFDKVDLKIAEIIKAEKHPDADKLLVFKLKVGEEERQIVSGIAEVYSPEELIGKKVVIVANLKPIKLRGVKSEGMILSAEKGKAISLLTTLDEIESGAKVL encoded by the coding sequence ATGAAAGATAAGAATAGTTTTTATATCACCACTCCCTTATACTATCCTAGTGCAAATCTTACAATAGGTCATACTTATACTACTGTAGCTGTAGATGCATTAGCAAGATATAAGAGGTTGCAAGGATATGATGTGAAGTTCCTTACAGGAACAGATGAACATGGACAAAAAATAGAAAAAGTAGCAAGTGAAAAAGGTGTTAAACCTAAAGAATATGTAGATAAAATAGTAGGTGAAATAAAAGAACTTTGGGAAACTATGGATATATCTTATGATATATTTATTCGTACTACAGATAATTATCATGAAGAAACAGTAAAAAAGATATTTAAAACACTTTATGAGAAAGGTGACATTTATAAAGGCGTATATGAAGGATATTATTGTACACCTTGTGAAGCATTTTTTACTGAGAAACAATTAAATGATGGAAAATGTCCAGATTGTAATAGAGGTGTTGAAAAACAAAAGGAAGAGACATACTTTTTCAAGCTATCTAAATACACGGATAAACTTATTAAATATATAGAAGAAAATCCTGATTTCATACAACCAGAATCTAGAAAAAATGAAATGTTAAATAATTTCTTAAAACCTGGTCTAGATGATTTATCTGTAACACGTTCATCATTTGATTGGGGAATAAAAGTACCTTTTGATGAGGAGCATGTAATATATGTGTGGACAGATGCACTTAGTAACTATATATCTGCTTTAGGATATTTAAGTGATGATGATAGCGATTATAAGAAATATTGGCCAGCAGATATACATTTTGTAGGTAAGGAAATAGTAAGATTCCATACTATTATTTGGCCTGCAATACTGATGGCTTTAGGTGAAGAATTACCTAAGCAAGTATTTGGTCATGGATGGATACTTTTTGATAATGATAGAATGTCAAAGTCTAAAGGAAATGTTGTATATCCTGAGTCTATTATAGATTTATATGGTGTAGATGCGCTTAAGTATTTCTTGCTTCGTGAATTTACATTTGGTCAAGATGGATCATTTACAAAAGAAAAGTTTATGAATAGATTAAACTCTGATCTTGCTAATGATTTGGGGAATTTAGTAAGTAGAACTATAGCAATGATTGACAAATATAATGGCGGAATAATACCAGATGTTAAAGAAGAAGGTGAGTTTGATGATAGCTTAAAAGGACTTGCTATATCAACACCTACTATGGTAGATAGTCATATGAATGAACTTAAATATAGTAATGCATTAGAAGAAATATGGAAACTTATAAGTAGAACAAATAAATATATTGATGAAACTACACCTTGGATTCTAGCTAAAGATGAGGATAAAAAAGATAGGTTAGATACTGTTCTTTATAATTTATCTGAATCTATAAGAATAATATCTGTACTTATAAGACCATTTATGGAAAATACATCAAATGAAATATGGAAGCAATTAGGTGTAGATAAAGGACTAGTAACTACTTGGGAATCCTTATCTGATTGGGGAAGACTTAAGTCAGGATTAAATGTAAGAAAACAAGGCCCAATGTTTCCAAGATTAGAGGTAGAAAAAGAAATAGAAAAATTAGATGAAGCCAATAAAAAGTTAGTAGAACAAAGAACAGGTAAGAAGGATAAGGAGGAAAAGAAAGTGGAAACAAATTATATATCATTAGATGAATTTGATAAAGTTGATTTAAAAATAGCTGAAATAATAAAAGCAGAAAAACATCCAGATGCAGATAAACTTTTAGTATTCAAGCTAAAGGTTGGAGAGGAAGAAAGACAAATAGTTTCAGGAATAGCAGAGGTTTATTCTCCTGAAGAACTTATAGGTAAAAAAGTAGTAATAGTAGCAAACTTAAAACCTATTAAACTAAGAGGAGTAAAATCAGAAGGAATGATTCTTTCAGCAGAAAAAGGAAAAGCAATTTCACTTCTTACAACATTAGATGAAATAGAAAGTGGAGCAAAAGTATTATAA
- a CDS encoding cysteine-rich CWC family protein, which produces MNRLNDKICPLCGQPNYCKAHDGDCWCTKVKVPKELIEKVPEDKKGKACICKTCIDKYNNG; this is translated from the coding sequence TTGAATAGATTAAATGATAAAATATGTCCATTGTGTGGACAACCTAATTATTGTAAGGCTCATGATGGAGATTGCTGGTGTACCAAAGTTAAAGTTCCAAAAGAACTTATAGAAAAAGTGCCAGAAGACAAAAAAGGAAAAGCATGTATTTGTAAAACATGTATAGATAAATATAATAATGGGTAA
- a CDS encoding DUF6612 family protein yields MKKIKLILFILFISITLVACNLNEDANSNLDKEQVIEKTEESFKELKSLNEEVDMVLSGLVEGQQQKQSIEMEVEMIYDDNKDIESIHTKTEVTSNNQTQTMDFYKNPENMYINQGNGWIKFNGQEDYSTTYEPILDSFLTVVEDLDMEEKEEKYIFKYKGKDAKIYRLMGVPYNIEYNGIDNKDIELDLEYSISKENMLLNEIKIKTFGEIDEQNNIEINVDVDFDDFNEIDEIEIPEEVTNSASIK; encoded by the coding sequence ATGAAAAAAATTAAATTGATTTTATTTATATTATTTATTTCTATAACTTTAGTGGCATGTAATTTAAATGAAGATGCTAATAGTAATTTAGATAAAGAACAAGTTATAGAAAAAACAGAAGAAAGTTTTAAAGAACTTAAATCTTTAAACGAAGAAGTAGATATGGTATTATCAGGTTTAGTTGAGGGCCAACAACAAAAACAAAGTATAGAAATGGAAGTAGAAATGATTTATGATGATAATAAAGATATCGAAAGCATTCATACAAAAACAGAAGTTACATCAAATAATCAAACTCAAACGATGGATTTCTATAAAAATCCAGAAAATATGTATATCAATCAAGGTAATGGTTGGATAAAATTTAATGGTCAAGAAGACTATTCTACAACTTATGAACCCATATTAGATTCTTTTTTAACTGTAGTAGAGGATTTAGATATGGAAGAAAAAGAAGAAAAATATATTTTTAAATATAAAGGAAAAGATGCAAAGATATACAGATTAATGGGAGTTCCTTATAATATCGAGTACAATGGTATAGATAATAAGGATATTGAACTAGATTTAGAATATAGTATCTCAAAAGAAAATATGCTTTTAAATGAAATAAAAATTAAAACCTTTGGCGAAATAGATGAACAAAATAATATTGAAATTAATGTAGATGTAGATTTTGATGATTTTAATGAGATAGATGAAATAGAAATACCAGAAGAAGTTACAAACTCAGCAAGTATTAAATAA
- a CDS encoding viroplasmin family protein yields the protein MTKKYYAVRQGKKTGIFTSWDDCKKSVNGYSGAEYKSFKSKIDAEKYMNDRKEYTVQKEKNIDTIIVKDKNRAIAYVDGSYKKKTKEFSYGAVIFWNNKEYHFSDKFDDEELSKMRNVSGELKGAEKAIEFAIENNIKEIAIYHDYEGISKWATGDWKANKDGTKAYKKYCMDASKKIKINFVKVKGHSGDKYNDLADKLAKEAL from the coding sequence ATGACAAAAAAATATTATGCAGTAAGACAAGGTAAAAAAACAGGTATATTTACAAGTTGGGATGATTGTAAGAAAAGTGTTAATGGTTATTCTGGTGCAGAATATAAATCTTTTAAAAGTAAAATTGATGCAGAAAAATATATGAATGATAGAAAAGAATATACAGTACAAAAAGAAAAGAATATAGATACAATTATAGTTAAAGATAAAAATAGAGCTATTGCATATGTAGATGGCAGCTATAAAAAGAAAACAAAAGAATTTTCATATGGAGCAGTGATTTTTTGGAATAATAAAGAATACCATTTTTCTGATAAATTTGATGATGAAGAACTTTCAAAAATGCGAAATGTATCAGGAGAATTAAAAGGAGCAGAGAAAGCTATAGAATTTGCAATAGAAAATAATATTAAAGAAATAGCTATTTATCATGATTATGAGGGAATATCAAAATGGGCTACTGGTGATTGGAAAGCTAATAAAGATGGTACAAAAGCTTATAAAAAATATTGTATGGATGCTAGCAAAAAAATAAAAATTAATTTTGTAAAGGTAAAAGGTCATTCAGGTGATAAATACAATGATTTAGCAGATAAACTTGCTAAAGAGGCTTTATAA